Proteins encoded within one genomic window of Humulus lupulus chromosome 1, drHumLupu1.1, whole genome shotgun sequence:
- the LOC133794918 gene encoding glutathione S-transferase-like yields MAVVKVHGAPLSTAFQRAVVCLYEKEVDFEVVPVDMRAGAHKQEPFISLNPFGQVPALEDGDLQLFESRAITKYIAEEYAEKGTQLIPFDSKKKAIASVWMEVEAHQFEPVTSKLAWEIIFKPMFGMTTDPAAVEENEAKLVKVLDVYEIRLSKSKYMGGDCFTLADLHHLPNLQCLLGTSKKSHFECRPHVKAWVADITARPTWAKVLAMLKH; encoded by the exons ATGGCGGTCGTCAAAGTTCATGGCGCCCCACTCTCCACCGCCTTCCAACGAGCTGTGGTTTGCCTCTACGAGAAGGAGGTCGACTTCGAAGTTGTCCCCGTCGACATGCGAGCTGGAGCCCATAAACAAGAACCTTTCATTTCTCTCAAC CCATTCGGTCAAGTTCCAGCTCTTGAAGATGGAGATTTACAGCTCTTCG AATCGAGGGCAATTACGAAGTACATAGCGGAGGAATACGCAGAAAAGGGGACACAATTGATACCGTTTGACTCGAAGAAGAAGGCGATTGCATCAGTTTGGATGGAGGTGGAAGCCCACCAATTCGAACCAGTGACATCAAAATTGGCGTGGGAGATCATATTCAAACCCATGTTTGGAATGACCACAGACCCGGCTGCTGTGGAAGAGAACGAGGCTAAATTGGTGAAGGTTCTAGATGTGTATGAGATTCGGCTATCCAAATCCAAGTACATGGGTGGCGATTGCTTCACCTTGGCCGATCTTCATCACCTTCCTAACTTACAGTGCTTGTTGGGAACAAGTAAGAAGAGCCACTTTGAGTGTCGCCCCCATGTCAAGGCTTGGGTGGCTGATATAACTGCAAGGCCAACTTGGGCTAAGGTTCTTGCCATGCTCAAACACTAG